The Canis lupus dingo isolate Sandy chromosome 18, ASM325472v2, whole genome shotgun sequence genome includes the window atgttttatgatagacactgaggagggcacctgacggattgagtgctgggtgttacactatatgttggcaaattggactccaataaaaaaagatatacaaaaaaaaaaagaaactgaattgagaactgtaaaaatacagaaattattaagaattagTAACAGTGAATTAAACTCAGTTGAGGtagtaaaagattaaaaaatacgTTTCACAATGGACTGACCAATTGACTGAATATTCACTGCTAAAATATTGATTGTTTATCTCTtgtcctctctgcctctctctctctttctctcttttaggtTTCATTACGGAAAACACTATCAAATGTTTCTACATCATTCCTTGAATGTTCAGAATATTTACTGTAAGATACTTTGCAACTAAACTACTATGTTGAAATAGTATGAAAGTGCATTATGTAAATCATGatgaattttccccattttgtagaGTTGTATCCAAATAGATCCTTGCTAGAAACTAAAACAACACATTCAGCTCAGAAAGATGCCTTCTCTTGCCGAATCctctaaattaatgtttattatgcCTAAATAATCAGGTCTCTATAGTTATtgctttatttcttgtttcataAGCAACCAAGATAATAAGTTGTGAATAAATGTTGTGGTTTCCACTttattcagaagaaaacaaatgaatggtGGGGATTATACACTGGTAGTGGCACTTCCATGATCAAACATATGGATTAAACCTCCAAATACAGAGTATTCATTTCACAGAACGATTCCTTGCAGATTAATTATTTCTAACTTGCATTTTCTCCACTTTGCCTGAAATAATGCAGCAAAATAACAGAACTACTGAGTTCATACTGTTAGGATTGACTCAAGatcctatgaaaaagaaaatggtatttgtaatatttttcattttttatttgggaaCTGTGGTTGGGAATTTGCTTATTATTGTAACCATCAAGTCCAGCCGGACACTTGGGAGCCCCAtgtactatttcttattttatttgtcccTTGCTGATTCCTGCTTTTCAACTTCCACAGCCCCAAGACTAATTGTGGATTCACTCTCTGCAAAAAATATCATAACTTACAATGAATGCATGACTCAAGTCTTTGCACTGCATTTCTTTGGCTGCATGGAGGTTTTAGTCCTCATCCTTATGGCCTTTGACCGGtatgtggccatctgtaagcCCTTACATTACCCAACCATCATGAGCTGGCGGGTCTGCACCATCCTAATTGTTCTGGCATGGATTGGATCTTTTATCCATTCTACAGCCCAGATTATCCTGGCTTTGAGATTGCCCTTCTGTGGACCCAATTTGATTGATCATTACTGCTGTGATTTGCAGCCCTTGCTGAAACTTGCTTGCATGGACACTTTTGTGATCAACCTACTGTTGGTGTCTAATAGCGGGGGCATTTCCTCAAGCAGTTTTGTGATTCTGATGATCTCCTACAT containing:
- the LOC112665276 gene encoding olfactory receptor 4C11-like codes for the protein MQQNNRTTEFILLGLTQDPMKKKMVFVIFFIFYLGTVVGNLLIIVTIKSSRTLGSPMYYFLFYLSLADSCFSTSTAPRLIVDSLSAKNIITYNECMTQVFALHFFGCMEVLVLILMAFDRYVAICKPLHYPTIMSWRVCTILIVLAWIGSFIHSTAQIILALRLPFCGPNLIDHYCCDLQPLLKLACMDTFVINLLLVSNSGGISSSSFVILMISYIVILHSLRNHSAEGRKKALSTCTTHIIVVIIFFGPCIFIYTRPPTTYPMDKMVTVFYTIGTPFLNPLIYTLRNAEVKNAMRKLWHINITSESRR